TTACCTGATCCCTTGGCTGGATTGGGGAGATGGCAGCCGATCTAGTGAGCACATTAGCCGGCCTTGCAGTGGTCCTGACAGTGGGATCCGCTGGATACTTCAATAGATCCATAGACAGGTCAGGATTCGTAGCTGGTCTGCTTGTGGGTATCGTGTTTGTGTTAGGTGGCGGATTGTCCGCGACATTCATGTTAATCACGTTCTTCCTAGTAGGATCTGCATTCACCAAGTACAAGTACGGTCTGAAGGAGGAGTTAGGCGCTGCGGAGCTTAAGGGCGGCGCTAGGACGTGGAAGAACGTTGCAGCCAATCTATTCTTCCCCACATCCATGCTCCTACTCTACTCATTGACCTCTTGGGAGCCAGCCATGCTGGCCTTCGTGTCCTCATTAGCTGGAGCACTCTCAGACACTCTGGGGAGCGAGATAGGGGTGCTCAGCGCGGATCCGCCGATTATGATCCACACCTTAAGAAGGGCACCACCGGGCACGTCAGGCGCCATCTCTCCTTTGGGGACACTCGCAAGCCTGATAGGCGCTCTTCTGATAGCCATTGAGGCGTTTTCCTTCTCCATGATAGGGCTGAACCAGCTGCTCTTGGTCGCAGCCTTGGGTTTCTCCTGTAGCCTGATAGATAGTCTGCTTGGGGCCCTATTGCAGGTCAGATACAGGTGCGTTGAAGAGGATAGGATAGTCGAGGACCCTTCTCTGTGTAATGGGGGTGCG
This genomic window from Thermoproteota archaeon contains:
- a CDS encoding DUF92 domain-containing protein, which translates into the protein MAADLVSTLAGLAVVLTVGSAGYFNRSIDRSGFVAGLLVGIVFVLGGGLSATFMLITFFLVGSAFTKYKYGLKEELGAAELKGGARTWKNVAANLFFPTSMLLLYSLTSWEPAMLAFVSSLAGALSDTLGSEIGVLSADPPIMIHTLRRAPPGTSGAISPLGTLASLIGALLIAIEAFSFSMIGLNQLLLVAALGFSCSLIDSLLGALLQVRYRCVEEDRIVEDPSLCNGGARPVRGLKWLNNHAVNLISTGVVALISAAMGVVL